The Brassica napus cultivar Da-Ae chromosome C7, Da-Ae, whole genome shotgun sequence genomic interval cgatcgatttctcCATTGTACCGTCGATCAATGTTTGCCCTTTTGGTAggcgtgatagatctgggttgatctctgttgtggcgactcctgcgtggttgttaggatctgtttgaatgatgtctggagtgccacgttgctgtgagaataggttgtcaggtccattggctatttgaaggatgtctgctatgtcctctctggacacttgtaaaatccttccatccattgcacgtgcgttgccatctgggtccctgaaaataccaaattcatcaggtgttagaaaaccgtaatcaatgtttgcataatcattcaatttagaaatagaaagattaggctttagagtagtatcgatcgatgtagatacagttacatcgatcgatggcagagtaatttctgcagaacttgtgttcttgagatgattgctcttcatggatttttctgtaGATGTAGAAGGAAAAGTATTCATCttttttgcttgtgtgtttgGTCTGATGTGCGTAGGTGGTTTCGGAggtgcaaaacgatttatataggtatctataaacctagttggagagggaatattctcctgctcctgaattttcgctgcggcgcgaatatcgatcgatgttcttttacgggtgtcgatcgatgtgagcggttgttttgctggacgagggtgggtatcgaccgatgtggagtgcacagcgtcgaacgatgttggaaacgtgttggtgaacatatgtgtttcaagtctttcatcctgcaaagacatttctattgcacgttctttccaataatcctcatcgtattcctccgtatgttcctcattaggtgaagtaattacagtgtcaactgcaaaactttcatggaaaccactgtctgccgaactgcctatggaataatcatcatgtcctctcttgcttggaggttggaaggcaaagtgttggtaacaatgattaggtgaagCAAAATGGTCAAATGGGTGCATTACGTCGAGTGATgtgttgttgcggtcatcggtcaccgttgacacattggaatcgatcgatggaaaggctGGGGTGTCAATCGATtctgagtactctgtttcgtactccgattcatactctgctccacaatggcatgcgccaatgaagccgagttctttcccataatccacagaattaatgacctttctcttaggtcggattGGTCGTAGTGGATGTTAGGGTCTATGAGCATTAGAcacaatttatttttgttcatgtcacatacagctcctactgtagctaggaaagatcttccaaggagaagtgaagagttccagttaagctcgatgtctaggacatgaaaatctacagggacaagggcattaccaatctgtacctccagatctctgatgatacctcctgatcgtttctctgaaagatccacgaaggtgaaggattccattgagggttcgatggtcaaaccaagctggtctgccatgatcctaaggaggatactaactgatgctcctgtgtcacacattgaatggggaaattcaacacccttgactacgcatggtattgcgacttcccaggatcactcttcttcgtcaatgtgatcctgtgcttcatcttctctctgacttgatgaaacattctcctaatgtcctcctcggttacctttgtttctctgaagaacatccacaaccggtgtgtgaagtaagcttcatcaaaaggtttttcgattgggattctgaggactcgtttagtgaaaccatccatctccttatcgttagcttccctcttaaggtttttatgaatcttctcctttcatttccttaaccttctcccttcagattcttgttcttcttgaactgattctggtgaactatttaaagggttgggttttggttcgggtgggtttgctaatggtttaggtggtggtctgagtgcgttgatgtaatcattatcgattgagggtaaccgcactcggtatgtcagaggtgcctgtcgatcaATGGGAGGTGTTTTGACGATCGACGTCgtactcactctgtcgatcgatggttggctcaaccggtcgatcgattttatcatagaaaggggagggtgggtgaggatgcttagctgcgaattcttcatgagttagaatttgaaccgcattgcattcagtcgatttggcagacgacgtcgatcgatgactggagtaatccgtccatcgatcttcatcatggtctgtcgatcgttGCGAGTTtatcgacatcgatcgacaccattgggatccgtcgagactcatggagctttcgatttcgaaatctccttcctcgagcttttcatttctcaccatttgccagaaatcatcatctatgatggcatttacgtggtgtttccctCTGTCgtctcctgcctctctagcgaaagctcttgcctctttatagtctcgcccgtctgaattacttgagtttcaagttttctcacctgagtccctaaggtctcgattttggtgttcagattgttgtaggcggagtactatcttaccgttgaaatccacggtgattgTTGTTGTCctaacagtactcgatcaagcatttctttgatcttgctttcctgagttggggtggtggatttggtagtaagagttcgagtagctctTGCTGTTGTGAAGGGTTTTTGAATTGTGAatttggttacttctttggcatttccaaagaagttctgtttccgccctggtttctaaatttctggaatccagtacctccgatgtagttcacattttcttctccttacgtatctgctacttctccttcagctgaacagacttgcttcctaagaagctcgtgcaccacatctaacttagctcttacttcgtccatctgttccttcccgatagaggctacagacttcttccgttcagagtcagtgtttttggggctgctgctgttagcaaggttttcgataagtctcacagctttcaacggattccgagtagtgaagtttccttcactcgccgtatcaagggccatttgatactgtaaggcgagacctcggaagaaagtgcttagcagctgcacttcgttaactccgtggtgtggacagtctcgctggaagaacctaaatctaatccacgcatttgaaggactctccaccttctgcgagaatgtggaaattttgttctgAAGTTCTTCAGTGCGcacctcatcgaagaagtttcgttaagaaagcattcttgatgtcgctccaggatgttaaagatcctgtgggtgctgcctaagccagtgatcgcttctccattcagggtatctgaagagcttgcacagagTTAATCTTTGGGACTCTTTATCCGAAATtgcagcgattagatcctcgaaccgttccaaaGGGTCCAAAGGATGTCGTTGCCCAGAACNNNNNNNNNNNNNNNNNNNNNNNNNNNNNNNNNNNNNNNNNNNNNNNNNNNNNNNNNNNNNNNNNNNNNNNNNNNNNNNNNNNNNNNNNNNNNNNNNNNNTGAGGTGTTTGACATCGACGTGActactctgtcgatcgatggttggctcaaccggtcgatcgattttatcatagaaaggggagggtgggtgaggatgcttagctgcgaattcttcatgagttagaatttgaaccgcattgcattcagtcgatttggcagacgacgtcgatcgatgactggagtaatccgtccatcgatcttcatcatggtctgtcgattgTTGCGAGTTtatcgacatcgatcgacaccattgggatccgtcgagactcatggagctttcgatttcgaaatctccttcctcgagcttttcatttctcaccatttgccagaaatcatcatctatgatggcatttacgtggtgtttccctCTGTCgtctcctgcctctctagcgaaagcttcttgcctctttatagtctcgccAGTCTGAATTACTTgagtttcaagttttctcacctgagtccctaaggtctcgattttggtgttcagattgttgtaggcggagtatatcttaccgttgaaatccacggtgatttgttgttgtcctaacagtactcgatcaagcatttctttgatcttgctttcctgagtctggggtggtggattttggtagtaagagttcgagtagctcttgctgctgttgaagggtttttgaaattgtgaattttggttacttctttggccatttccaaagaagtttctgtttccgccctggtttctaaatttctggaatccagtacctccgatgtagttcacattttcttctccttacgtatctgctacttctccttcagctgaacagacttgcttcctaagaagctcgtgcaccacatctaacttagctcttacttcgtccatctgttccttcccgatagaggctacagacttcttccgttcagagtcagtgtttttggggctgctgctgttagcaaggttttcgataagtctcacagctttcaacggattccgagtagtgaagtttccttcactcgccgtatcaagggccatttgatactgtaaggcgagacctcggaagaaagtgcttagcagctgcacttcgttaaatccgtggtgtggacagtctcgctggaagaacctaaatctaatccacgcatctttgaaggactctccaccCTTcagcgagaatgtggaaattttgttctgAAGTTCTTCAGTGCGcacctcatcgaagaagtttcgtaagaaagcattcttgatgtcgctccaggatgttaaagatcctgtgggttgctgcctaagccagtgcttcgcttctccattcagcgtgtatctgaagagcttgcacagcaggtaatctttgGGGACTCCTTtcatccgaatagcagcgattagatcctcgaaccgttccaaatggtccataggatgttCGTGcagtaacccagagtagggtatctgcgacacgagagtgtagtattgaggcttcagctcgaaattctgcttctggatctccggaagtcgaatggctgatctgttggaatagtactcatctgggcgattgtagtcggccagtggtttcgatcgagcgtcctcatatacaggttgagcagctcctgtagcataagcatcagggattacagttccctgagcatctattttctgacctgttgcattacgcagatgaccggcctggtcatacagatttccgttctcgtcctgagttagaataataatgtttaccatttttgacgacacaatatcgatcgacgtacacggtgtagtatcgatcgttgtcgaacgattgggatcgatcgactatgatggtctggtgtcggtcgacggttggttgtgcgtatcgatcaacgacgaagtggttgcgtcgagcgatgtggaacgttgacctctacggatggtacgttccaaatgagcaggatcgtctgagaacagcaagtctttctccttgttgcttctggtaccgctgggcatgcacctgaaaagacaagaaaaagattattagaaagggggtaaagaaaagaaaaagaattaataaaactaaatctaatggctaTCAaaggtccccggcaacggcgctagggaacaattaaatctagtgttattaattctaaaggttgtaaatgtttaaatgaaatggCAATAGTgacaagcgagtaaataataaatgtaacttggttgggaatgatattagatgcagggccactatttaggtgttggagattataatacctatagatgcctaactgttgcatgcatgatatatcagagttcattcgcttaactcagtgatcagctgtcgtaTGTACCAcaggttaacagactagatcttgtgtctcaacggttagtatgcagacaatgagagagtgtcgatcgatagtctattaagacgtcgactgatacacctttgccaacgtcgatcgattcAACGGAcaatcgatcgacgggttctagccaggcctatgcgcgagtatgaaatgccctactaagattctaaattggcggttagccctctctagcaatcctattatgatagatagatgtcaggatgggataacaagggtgcttgaatatgcaatcctatgatcaagttctagttagctaggctaaaaaaagcaatgaatacaaatatatcatgaatatcacaacaaggcagatctatagtttggggctaatcccacaaacctatctgaaccatggatctaacagttgaactactcagacatagcaaatcaattcatatcaatagagaaatagaaactcatagaatagatgaaaagaaatagaaacaaggagttccaatcacaagtgatcttctctcccaaatgaaacttgtaacaaaactaggtctagaaaaagctcTATTCtccctgccgtcaaaacacttaggcagtatatattctactaggttaaaaactcgtcagggcattttggtaatttggcttggccttggtttttaagtctgctgaatctaAAATGTCgagtctggtgtctcgacatcgatcgatggtacttgtgtacatcgatcgatattaatcttcatttgtcggggcatttcctgatatcgatcgtcagcactgatgcgcatcgatcgattattcttcctctcgtcgacctctaagtggtcagctcgggtgaaatgtcctttaagctccaaaatgctccaaagtcatagctttactccgaaatgcacctgaacctgaaaacatacctagaagagtagaaaacatagatatatatttagtaaaatacttatataccacggataaaaacgggtcaaatccaaggtatatcacttGTATCGCAAGACAGAGAGAGGGCGTCCTTTGCTTGTTGCAGTATACGTCGACGACCTATTAGTCACAGGTTCTTCAACAGCAACAATACTTGAGTTTAAAAAAGAGCTGTCAAATAACTTTGAGATGAGTGATCTCAGGTTATTGACTTACTACCTCGGTATCGAAGTATGTCAAGAGAAGGGTAGAATAACTCTGTCTCAGGAGAGATATGCCAAGAAAATCCTATGTGAAACAGGGATGGGGGAGTGTAATTCTGTTCAAACACCAATGGAGTTTGGTCTGAAGCTTTCGAGGGCAGAGAAGGAAGAAAGCATCGATGCCAAAGACTACCGGCGAAAGATAGGTTGCTTACGTTACCTACTCCACACGCGGCCTGACCTTGCTTTTAGCGTTGGTCTGTTATCACGATATATGCATGACCCTAAACACTCTCACGGAGCAGCTATGAAGCAGGTCTTGAGGTACTTGAAAGGAACAACGAAGTTAGGCCTCGTTTACAAGAAAGGTAGCATGACAGAGATTAGAGGTTATAGTGATTCAAGCCATAACATAGATGATGACGACGGTAGAAGCACCACAGGTCACATATTTTACTTGAATGATTGCCCAATTACGTGGTGTTCTCAGAAACAAGAAACTGTAGCTCTATCATCATGCGAGGCTGAGTTTATGGCTGCAACCGAAGCAGCAAAGTAAGCCATATGGCTTCAGGAACTTTTGGAAGAGATCATCGAGAAGCCGAGTCAGAAAGTAGTCATACACCTTGACAACAAATCAGCTAGAGCACTTACAAAGAATCCAGTCTTCCATGGCCGCAGCAAACACATACACAAGCGCTATCACTTTATCCGAGAATGCATTGAGAATGAACAAGTTGATGTTCTTCATGTTCCTGGAGCAGAAGAAAAGGCAG includes:
- the LOC106369825 gene encoding secreted RxLR effector protein 161-like yields the protein MSDLRLLTYYLGIEVCQEKGRITLSQERYAKKILCETGMGECNSVQTPMEFGLKLSRAEKEESIDAKDYRRKIGCLRYLLHTRPDLAFSVGLLSRYMHDPKHSHGAAMKQVLRYLKGTTKLGLVYKKGSMTEIRGYSDSSHNIDDDDGRSTTGHIFYLNDCPITWCSQKQETVALSSCEAEFMAATEAAK